One stretch of Pseudomonas azotoformans DNA includes these proteins:
- a CDS encoding LysR substrate-binding domain-containing protein, whose translation MNRNDLRRVDLNLLIVFETLMHERSVTRAAEKLFLGQPAISAALSRLRGLFDDPLFVRTGRSMEPSARAVEIFALLSPALDSISTAVSRAAEFDPATSTAVFRIGLSDDVEFALLPQLLKRLRAEAPGIVLVVRRVNYILMPGLLASGEISIGVSYTADLPANAKRKVLRRSLPKLLRADSVPGSLSLDDFCSRPHALVSFAGDLSGFIDEELEKLDRKRHVVLAVPQFNGLGTLLAGTDILATVPDYAAEALTSAGGLRAEDPPLPVRSFELHMAWRGSQDNDPGERWLRSRIQMFFGDPESL comes from the coding sequence ATGAACCGTAACGACCTGCGTCGTGTCGACCTTAACCTCTTGATCGTATTCGAAACCTTGATGCATGAGCGCAGCGTGACCCGCGCTGCCGAGAAACTGTTCCTTGGCCAGCCGGCCATCAGTGCGGCGTTGTCACGCCTGCGTGGGCTGTTTGATGATCCGCTGTTTGTGCGCACCGGTCGCAGCATGGAGCCGTCGGCCCGGGCGGTGGAAATCTTCGCCCTGCTCTCCCCGGCCCTGGACTCGATTTCCACCGCCGTCAGCCGTGCCGCCGAGTTCGACCCGGCCACCAGCACGGCGGTATTCCGCATCGGCCTGTCCGACGACGTTGAATTCGCCCTGCTGCCCCAACTGCTCAAACGCCTGCGCGCCGAAGCCCCCGGCATCGTGCTGGTGGTGCGCCGCGTCAACTATATCCTGATGCCGGGCCTGCTGGCCTCCGGCGAAATCTCCATCGGCGTCAGCTACACCGCCGACCTCCCGGCCAACGCCAAGCGCAAAGTGCTGCGCCGCAGCCTGCCGAAACTGCTGCGTGCCGACAGCGTGCCAGGCTCCTTGAGCCTGGACGACTTCTGCTCGCGCCCCCACGCGCTGGTGTCGTTTGCCGGCGACCTGAGTGGGTTTATTGACGAAGAACTGGAGAAGCTCGACCGCAAACGTCACGTGGTCTTGGCGGTGCCGCAGTTCAACGGGCTGGGGACGTTGTTGGCGGGTACTGACATCCTGGCGACCGTGCCGGATTATGCGGCAGAGGCATTGACGTCGGCGGGTGGATTGCGGGCGGAGGATCCGCCGTTGCCGGTGCGTTCGTTTGAACTGCATATGGCGTGGCGCGGGTCGCAGGATAACGACCCGGGAGAGCGGTGGTTGCGGTCGCGGATTCAGATGTTTTTTGGCGACCCTGAGAGTCTTTAG
- a CDS encoding zinc-dependent alcohol dehydrogenase family protein: MSRTIRFHKFGPAEVLKCEEHAAAQPAPGEVQVRVEAIGISWYDILWRQNLASSHARLPSGLGHEMAGVVVAVGDGVDDLAVGDKVASFPAESPNDYPVYGEQIVLPRSALTRYPDVLSPIEASVHYTPLLIAYFAYVDLARVKPGQFALVTDASHCAGPSFVQLGKALGVRVIAATKDSAEREYLLSLGAEKVIVTEEQDLLMQINKFTDNRGVDVVFDGLGGPQMSLLGDVLAPRGSLVLYGLQGGNQTPFPACAAFQKNIQFFVHCIGNFTGKPELGIIQDQVALQRALRDINQLTADRVLVPLKTTVFPFSQFVEAHRYMDECPCRERVALQVEAV; encoded by the coding sequence ATGTCCCGCACGATCCGTTTTCACAAGTTTGGTCCGGCCGAGGTGCTCAAATGCGAAGAGCATGCAGCCGCGCAGCCCGCACCGGGCGAAGTGCAGGTGCGTGTCGAAGCGATCGGCATCAGCTGGTATGACATTCTGTGGCGCCAGAACCTGGCGTCTTCCCACGCACGCTTGCCGTCCGGCCTTGGCCATGAGATGGCCGGGGTGGTGGTCGCCGTCGGCGACGGCGTGGATGATTTGGCCGTGGGCGACAAAGTCGCCAGCTTTCCGGCGGAAAGCCCCAATGATTACCCGGTGTATGGCGAGCAGATCGTCCTGCCCCGTTCGGCCTTGACCCGCTATCCGGATGTCTTGAGCCCGATCGAAGCCAGTGTGCACTACACGCCGCTGTTGATTGCGTATTTTGCTTATGTGGATCTGGCCCGGGTCAAGCCTGGGCAGTTTGCCCTGGTGACGGATGCCAGTCATTGTGCCGGCCCGTCCTTTGTGCAACTGGGCAAGGCCCTGGGTGTGCGGGTGATTGCCGCGACCAAGGACAGCGCGGAGCGTGAGTACCTGTTGTCCCTTGGTGCGGAAAAGGTCATCGTCACCGAAGAGCAGGACCTGCTCATGCAAATCAACAAATTCACCGACAACCGCGGTGTCGACGTGGTGTTCGATGGCTTGGGCGGCCCGCAGATGTCGTTGCTCGGCGATGTGCTGGCACCGCGTGGCAGCCTGGTGCTGTATGGCTTGCAAGGCGGTAACCAGACGCCATTCCCGGCGTGTGCGGCGTTCCAGAAGAACATTCAGTTCTTTGTGCACTGCATTGGTAACTTCACCGGCAAACCCGAACTGGGCATCATCCAGGACCAGGTGGCCTTGCAGCGCGCCTTGCGGGATATCAACCAACTGACCGCCGACCGCGTGTTGGTGCCGCTGAAGACCACGGTGTTTCCCTTCAGCCAGTTCGTGGAAGCGCACCGCTACATGGACGAATGCCCGTGCCGCGAACGCGTTGCGTTGCAGGTTGAAGCTGTTTAG
- a CDS encoding aminotransferase-like domain-containing protein — protein sequence MTLRGERQADFAYQAVYRYMINLINEVSTDTRVKLPSLRQLAGRLNVSISTIQYAYSLLEKEGRVYSVAKSGYYAWPLSATTVAGASGDLLDRLYAAARSPCMAVFSGDEPALLASLDGTLLRLERELVRQYPRHLQPWSQPCGVWELRAALAARYTSSPTRCWHADDIYIGADLRGVLDILIEVLGLRGTTVIVESPCDWLILRLFQDCAVRIIELPWTPEGRLDLATLDQLLRDEPVHLVLLSSKVSLPSGNALPAHDRLSVAQMLDRYGCWLLENDTFGELGFKEPQAALREWVNPERLMVFSSFEKVLGSEAPYGYLLSRRMSSELQRQFLLRSFRLSSIRQRAIARLYQSGRIDPHLRALRHLLQGQAAEMSGRLEQHLGQQVSYRMPAAGAAFWLGSTQAVDMRQVFKRLLAQQVVIAPGELFSVSGLHHQHLRVSHTFHGQPNLEIALAAISEALRQAQVG from the coding sequence ATGACGCTACGTGGCGAGCGACAAGCGGACTTCGCGTATCAGGCGGTCTACCGCTACATGATCAACCTGATCAATGAAGTCAGCACCGATACCCGTGTAAAGCTGCCATCACTGCGGCAATTGGCGGGGCGCCTGAACGTATCGATCTCGACGATCCAATACGCCTATTCGCTGCTTGAGAAGGAGGGCAGGGTCTACTCGGTGGCCAAGTCGGGTTATTACGCCTGGCCGCTTTCGGCGACCACCGTGGCAGGGGCCAGCGGCGATCTGCTCGATCGTCTCTACGCGGCGGCGCGCAGCCCATGCATGGCGGTGTTCAGCGGCGATGAGCCGGCGTTGCTGGCTTCGCTGGATGGGACCCTGTTGCGCCTGGAGCGTGAGCTGGTGCGCCAGTACCCGCGTCATCTGCAACCCTGGTCACAGCCGTGTGGCGTATGGGAACTGCGTGCGGCACTGGCGGCGCGGTACACCTCGTCGCCCACGCGTTGCTGGCACGCCGACGACATCTACATCGGTGCCGACCTGCGCGGGGTGCTGGATATCCTGATTGAGGTGCTGGGGCTGCGGGGGACCACGGTGATTGTTGAATCCCCCTGTGACTGGCTGATTTTGCGCCTTTTCCAGGATTGCGCGGTGCGCATCATCGAGTTGCCCTGGACCCCTGAGGGGCGCCTGGACCTGGCGACCCTCGATCAACTGTTGCGCGATGAACCGGTGCACCTGGTATTGCTGTCGTCAAAGGTCAGCCTGCCATCCGGCAATGCCCTGCCTGCCCACGACCGTCTCAGCGTGGCACAGATGCTGGACCGGTACGGTTGCTGGCTACTGGAAAACGACACCTTTGGCGAGCTGGGTTTCAAGGAGCCCCAGGCGGCCCTGCGCGAGTGGGTGAACCCAGAACGGCTGATGGTATTTTCTTCGTTCGAGAAAGTACTCGGATCGGAAGCGCCCTACGGCTATCTGTTGTCTCGGCGCATGAGCAGTGAACTACAGCGCCAGTTTTTGCTGCGCTCATTCCGCTTATCGTCAATCCGCCAGCGTGCCATCGCCCGACTTTATCAGAGCGGGCGAATAGACCCGCACTTGCGGGCGTTACGCCATTTATTGCAGGGGCAAGCGGCTGAAATGAGTGGGCGCCTTGAGCAGCATCTGGGGCAGCAGGTGAGTTATCGCATGCCGGCTGCCGGGGCGGCGTTCTGGCTGGGCTCCACCCAGGCCGTCGACATGCGCCAGGTCTTCAAGCGCCTGCTTGCCCAGCAGGTCGTGATTGCACCGGGTGAGCTGTTCAGTGTCAGCGGCCTGCATCATCAGCACTTGCGCGTGAGCCATACCTTTCATGGGCAGCCCAACCTAGAGATCGCCTTGGCTGCCATAAGCGAGGCCCTGCGTCAGGCTCAAGTGGGATGA
- the pgm gene encoding phosphoglucomutase (alpha-D-glucose-1,6-bisphosphate-dependent): MTISPFAGKPAPAQLLVDIPRLVTAYYTGQPDAAISTQRVAFGTSGHRGSSFELSFNEWHVLAISQAICLYREAQGINGPLFVGLDTHALSTPAGASALEVLAANGVHVMLAEGDEYTPTPAISHAIICYNRGRTSGLADGIVITPSHNPPQSGGYKYNPPNGGPADTHVTKWIEAKANELLANKLAGVKRITHAQALKADTTHRHDYLNSYVADLVNVIDMDAIRSADLRLGVDPLGGAGVRYWSAIAEHYRLNLDVVNTEVDATFRFMSVDWDGQIRMDPSSSYAMQGLIGLKERFDVAFACDPDHDRHGIVTPSGGLLAPNNYLAVSIDYLFQNRPDWRADAAVGKTVVSSGLIDRVAARIGRRLYEVPVGFKWFADGLFEGSLGFGGEESAGASFLRKDGTVWSTDKDGLIPALLAAEMTSRKGQDPSQIYRGLTDALGEPFAIRVDAKATPAQKALLGKLSPDQVTSTELAGERIQQILSHAPGNNQAIGGLKVMTENGWFAARPSGTEDIYKIYAESFVGDDHLKQLVEEAQVLVDGAISD; encoded by the coding sequence ATGACAATCAGTCCTTTTGCGGGCAAGCCGGCGCCAGCCCAGTTGCTGGTGGATATCCCGCGACTGGTTACGGCCTATTACACTGGCCAGCCTGATGCAGCAATCTCCACTCAGCGCGTGGCGTTCGGTACGTCCGGGCACCGCGGCAGCTCGTTCGAACTGAGCTTCAACGAGTGGCATGTGCTCGCCATCAGCCAGGCGATCTGCCTGTATCGCGAAGCCCAGGGCATCAACGGCCCGCTGTTTGTCGGCCTGGACACCCATGCATTGTCGACGCCTGCCGGTGCCAGTGCCCTGGAAGTGCTGGCTGCCAACGGCGTGCACGTGATGTTGGCCGAAGGTGATGAGTACACACCGACCCCGGCCATTTCCCACGCCATCATCTGCTACAACCGTGGTCGCACCAGCGGGCTGGCTGACGGCATCGTCATCACGCCGTCGCACAACCCGCCACAGAGTGGCGGCTACAAGTACAACCCGCCCAACGGCGGCCCGGCCGACACCCACGTGACCAAGTGGATCGAAGCCAAGGCCAATGAACTGCTGGCCAATAAACTGGCCGGGGTCAAGCGCATTACCCATGCGCAGGCACTCAAGGCGGATACCACTCATCGCCACGATTACCTCAACAGCTACGTGGCCGATCTTGTCAACGTGATCGACATGGACGCCATCCGCAGCGCCGACCTGCGCCTGGGCGTAGACCCGCTGGGCGGAGCAGGGGTGCGCTACTGGTCGGCGATTGCCGAGCACTACCGCCTGAACCTCGACGTAGTGAACACCGAAGTTGACGCAACGTTCCGCTTCATGAGCGTCGACTGGGACGGCCAGATTCGCATGGACCCTTCCTCCAGCTACGCCATGCAAGGCCTGATCGGTCTCAAGGAACGGTTCGACGTGGCCTTCGCCTGCGACCCGGACCATGACCGTCACGGCATCGTCACCCCGTCCGGCGGCCTGCTGGCGCCGAACAACTACCTGGCCGTGTCCATCGACTACCTGTTCCAGAACCGTCCTGACTGGCGCGCAGACGCGGCGGTGGGCAAGACCGTGGTCAGCAGCGGCTTGATCGATCGCGTGGCGGCCCGCATCGGCCGTCGCTTGTACGAAGTGCCGGTCGGCTTCAAGTGGTTTGCCGATGGCCTGTTCGAAGGCTCGCTGGGCTTTGGCGGCGAAGAGAGCGCGGGCGCCTCGTTCCTGCGCAAGGACGGCACGGTCTGGAGTACCGACAAGGATGGCCTGATCCCGGCGTTGCTGGCAGCGGAAATGACCTCGCGCAAAGGCCAGGACCCGAGCCAGATCTACCGTGGCCTGACCGATGCCCTGGGTGAGCCGTTTGCGATTCGCGTGGACGCCAAGGCCACGCCGGCGCAGAAAGCCTTGCTGGGCAAGCTGTCGCCCGATCAGGTGACCTCGACCGAGCTGGCCGGCGAACGCATCCAGCAGATCCTCAGCCACGCGCCGGGCAATAACCAGGCGATCGGCGGCTTGAAAGTGATGACCGAAAACGGCTGGTTTGCCGCACGGCCATCGGGCACCGAGGATATCTACAAGATCTACGCCGAGAGCTTTGTCGGTGACGATCACCTCAAGCAGTTGGTGGAAGAGGCGCAGGTGTTGGTGGACGGCGCCATCTCCGACTAA
- a CDS encoding pirin family protein, with the protein MLELRPFNSLGGAHHGWLDAHHHFSFAEYHDPKRMHWGNLRVWNDDIIAPGTGFPQHPHRDMEIITYVREGAISHADNLGNKGRTEAGDVQVMSAGTGIAHSEYNLEDAPTKIFQIWIIPNEAGLPPSWGAKPFPKGDREGFVTLASGKAGDNESLRIRADARLVAANLKAGETVEYRLDGGRRAYLVPATGVIEVNGLRAQARDGVAVENEQVLRVTAIEDSEIVLVDLA; encoded by the coding sequence ATGCTTGAACTTCGACCTTTCAATTCCCTGGGCGGCGCCCACCATGGCTGGCTTGACGCCCATCACCACTTTTCATTCGCCGAGTACCACGACCCCAAGCGTATGCACTGGGGCAACCTGCGGGTGTGGAACGACGACATCATCGCGCCCGGCACCGGCTTCCCGCAGCACCCGCACCGCGACATGGAGATCATCACTTATGTTCGTGAAGGTGCAATCAGCCATGCCGACAACCTCGGCAACAAAGGCCGCACCGAGGCCGGTGATGTACAGGTGATGAGCGCGGGCACCGGGATCGCTCACAGCGAGTACAACCTGGAAGATGCGCCGACGAAGATTTTCCAGATCTGGATTATTCCGAATGAAGCCGGTTTGCCGCCTTCGTGGGGCGCCAAGCCGTTTCCGAAAGGCGACCGCGAGGGGTTTGTGACACTGGCCAGTGGCAAGGCCGGGGACAATGAAAGCCTGCGTATTCGTGCGGATGCGCGACTGGTGGCAGCGAACCTGAAAGCCGGGGAAACTGTCGAGTACCGGCTGGACGGTGGGCGTCGTGCGTATCTAGTGCCGGCGACGGGCGTGATTGAAGTCAATGGCTTGCGTGCACAAGCGCGAGACGGTGTTGCGGTAGAGAATGAACAGGTTTTGCGGGTAACCGCGATCGAGGACAGCGAAATCGTCCTGGTAGACCTGGCCTGA
- a CDS encoding UvrD-helicase domain-containing protein — MSQQKPDLPPELRPLAEMPLLKRLAARLFGHGLTRLRAQHRFSWLHGQADGFRSGHEAGVEYGYREGKADGIEEGRQVLLIRDFRPDEHRAPSVDDSLFDDWRLPLTAELKKRIKADVARLLPAHAQPSAAQWKMIFSDTPSTSVIAGAGAGKSTSLVLRILLLTHYLGFELSSMTVVTFTRESRKDFINKLMEILNLWGQPLGMKEAQAVVRTFHSRILPMVRSLPGFERLQAFENLRSGFEDADSNPFDLRINDAQRQQMNACYHHLHGRHPRFRDLIAPLARHGLQLKELERDHPDVQKRVAVTELAAKRDEELCDVIEDLWFRAGAWPIKGIEPSRQTVEINGAQFHCHGYIPELDAWVVLGFDSRENAQLSRPNAKLSVRAEWAVKRTLFQAFCRKPLIWMDSYESSKRLLSSLAGDAAAGPGFDYKVQGELASAPLLDSFVMAAGFIENLGLDVPTAVGQMSFAKDDPDRFFFEALSIFWKALEDHLLDQSPPIMTYNRMFSLFGENTPENLKLLSDPLLRPLSHLMIDEFQDVSPQIVSWIRASLREIRSRGPAMHVGRGAQHSSLLCVGDDWQSIYGWRGSSPKYFMEFNTEFPSPATTRVMLGENYRSHQHIIDAAEHIVRAAPAIPGKKAKASGAPKALVPVMVLERDDAAMGRQLLEHYQRGESVLMLYRKSSDKLLIQQNIHSVVNVDSSLPPLARRLKQLTYHSAKGLQADAVFLLGDCQHVTHSPYKNQVYRMAGLGKDGDSKPYDNAQKDEILRLAYVGITRAVSHCYWYVEKPEGQAVNVPKASERVDGRKAFFDDQRF; from the coding sequence GTGTCGCAACAAAAGCCTGATCTTCCTCCCGAACTGCGCCCCTTGGCTGAAATGCCGCTATTGAAACGCTTGGCCGCGCGCCTATTTGGCCATGGCCTGACCCGCTTGCGCGCCCAGCATCGGTTTTCCTGGTTGCACGGGCAGGCCGACGGTTTTCGCAGTGGGCACGAGGCGGGCGTGGAGTACGGTTACCGCGAAGGCAAGGCCGATGGCATCGAGGAAGGCCGGCAGGTCCTGCTGATTCGTGACTTCCGCCCCGATGAGCACCGTGCGCCGAGCGTGGACGACAGCCTGTTCGATGATTGGCGCCTGCCACTCACCGCCGAGTTGAAGAAGCGCATCAAGGCCGATGTCGCGCGATTGCTACCGGCCCATGCCCAGCCCAGCGCGGCGCAATGGAAGATGATTTTCAGCGATACACCTTCAACCTCGGTGATTGCCGGGGCTGGTGCGGGTAAATCCACCTCGCTGGTGCTGCGTATCCTGTTGCTTACCCATTACCTGGGCTTTGAGCTGAGCTCCATGACGGTGGTGACCTTTACCCGCGAGTCGCGCAAAGACTTCATCAACAAGCTCATGGAAATTCTCAACCTGTGGGGCCAACCCCTTGGTATGAAAGAAGCGCAGGCCGTGGTGCGTACCTTTCATTCGCGCATTCTGCCGATGGTGCGCAGCCTGCCGGGCTTTGAACGCCTGCAAGCGTTCGAAAACCTCCGCTCGGGCTTTGAAGATGCCGACAGCAACCCCTTTGACTTGCGTATCAACGATGCCCAGCGCCAGCAGATGAATGCCTGTTATCACCACCTGCACGGGCGGCACCCACGCTTTCGCGACCTGATTGCGCCGCTGGCGCGCCATGGCCTGCAGCTCAAGGAACTGGAGCGTGATCATCCTGACGTGCAAAAGCGCGTAGCGGTGACCGAACTGGCAGCCAAGCGTGATGAAGAGCTGTGTGATGTGATCGAGGACCTGTGGTTTCGCGCAGGTGCCTGGCCGATCAAGGGCATCGAGCCCAGTCGCCAGACCGTGGAGATCAATGGCGCGCAATTCCACTGCCATGGCTATATCCCTGAACTGGACGCCTGGGTCGTACTGGGCTTCGACTCACGGGAAAATGCCCAGCTCAGCCGGCCCAACGCGAAACTGTCGGTGCGCGCAGAATGGGCGGTAAAGCGCACCTTGTTTCAAGCTTTCTGTCGTAAACCATTGATATGGATGGATAGCTACGAATCGTCAAAGCGCCTTTTGAGTAGCTTGGCCGGTGATGCCGCTGCAGGGCCAGGCTTCGATTACAAGGTCCAAGGCGAGCTGGCTTCGGCGCCGTTGCTGGACAGTTTCGTGATGGCGGCCGGATTTATCGAGAACCTTGGGCTGGATGTGCCCACTGCGGTTGGGCAGATGAGCTTCGCCAAGGATGATCCGGACCGCTTCTTCTTCGAAGCCCTGAGCATTTTCTGGAAGGCCCTGGAAGATCACCTGCTGGACCAGTCGCCGCCGATCATGACCTACAACCGCATGTTCTCGCTGTTCGGCGAGAACACCCCGGAAAACCTCAAGCTGCTCAGCGACCCACTGTTACGGCCGCTGTCGCACCTGATGATCGACGAGTTCCAGGACGTTTCGCCCCAGATCGTCTCGTGGATCCGCGCCAGCCTGCGCGAGATCCGCAGCCGTGGCCCGGCCATGCACGTCGGGCGTGGCGCCCAGCATTCATCACTGTTGTGTGTGGGAGATGACTGGCAGTCGATCTACGGCTGGCGTGGGAGTTCGCCCAAGTACTTCATGGAATTCAACACGGAGTTCCCATCGCCTGCCACCACCCGAGTGATGCTGGGCGAGAACTACCGCAGTCACCAACACATCATCGACGCGGCCGAGCATATCGTGCGCGCCGCACCCGCCATCCCCGGCAAGAAGGCCAAGGCCAGCGGGGCCCCCAAGGCTTTGGTGCCGGTGATGGTGCTGGAGCGGGACGATGCGGCAATGGGGCGGCAGTTGCTGGAGCATTACCAGCGCGGCGAATCAGTGTTAATGCTTTATCGAAAAAGTAGCGATAAGTTACTGATTCAACAGAATATTCATTCTGTAGTTAATGTGGATTCTAGCTTGCCGCCACTGGCCCGCAGGCTAAAACAATTGACCTACCACAGCGCCAAGGGGCTGCAGGCCGATGCGGTATTCCTGCTTGGGGATTGCCAGCATGTCACCCATTCCCCGTATAAAAACCAGGTGTACCGCATGGCGGGCCTGGGCAAGGACGGGGACAGCAAGCCGTACGACAACGCGCAGAAGGACGAGATCTTGCGCCTGGCGTATGTGGGCATCACCCGGGCGGTGAGTCATTGCTACTGGTACGTGGAAAAGCCCGAAGGCCAGGCGGTGAATGTGCCCAAGGCGTCGGAGCGGGTAGATGGCAGGAAAGCATTTTTTGATGATCAGCGCTTTTAG
- a CDS encoding DUF1652 domain-containing protein, with protein MNKVGNMNKVTFPNACQLMRWHFHPMGFEGSMDAPGSMIARLFDRVSGETLIAIAGIPCATVMNAADVERIIEAVEDELESFVPPQSLRA; from the coding sequence ATGAACAAGGTGGGCAACATGAACAAAGTGACGTTCCCCAACGCCTGCCAGCTGATGCGCTGGCATTTTCATCCGATGGGCTTCGAGGGCAGCATGGACGCGCCCGGCAGCATGATCGCCCGCCTGTTCGACCGCGTCAGCGGCGAGACGTTGATCGCCATCGCCGGCATCCCTTGTGCCACGGTGATGAATGCCGCGGATGTGGAGCGGATCATCGAGGCGGTGGAGGACGAGTTGGAGTCGTTTGTGCCGCCGCAGTCCCTGCGGGCCTGA
- a CDS encoding helix-turn-helix transcriptional regulator: MPDIAADDECQQSHATRELVLRHHLCWRHRDLEGVMSYYHPDIQYHDFFQNRVVGFADLRDYLQASMPREADEAIEHSDRIRADGDTAFIQYRITLRGGQGLVSFRTSEAITVRDGLIWRVNEYASLVHEQPAQAVRPSVSRLGLSPQQLGHMANDLQQYFERKQPYLDPELDLQRVAKECGYSRNQISYLLNQVLGQSFYRYVNQARLQHLLAALDQAMPPIKVDDLAFAAGFNSLSAFYSAFRQHTGQSPKAYVKQISVRARAQDSP; this comes from the coding sequence ATGCCCGACATCGCTGCAGACGATGAATGCCAGCAATCCCACGCCACGCGAGAGTTGGTGCTGCGCCATCACCTCTGCTGGCGCCACCGGGACCTGGAAGGCGTGATGTCCTACTACCACCCGGACATCCAATACCACGACTTTTTCCAGAACCGTGTCGTCGGTTTCGCCGACTTGCGCGATTACCTGCAAGCGAGCATGCCCCGTGAGGCTGACGAAGCGATCGAACACTCCGACCGTATCCGCGCCGACGGCGACACGGCGTTCATCCAGTACCGCATCACCCTGCGTGGCGGCCAGGGGCTGGTGTCATTCCGCACCAGCGAAGCCATTACGGTGCGCGACGGGCTGATCTGGCGGGTCAACGAATACGCGTCCCTGGTGCACGAACAGCCGGCCCAGGCCGTACGGCCCTCGGTCAGCCGCCTGGGCCTGTCGCCCCAGCAATTGGGGCACATGGCCAACGACCTGCAGCAGTATTTCGAGCGCAAGCAACCTTACCTGGACCCGGAACTGGACCTGCAACGGGTGGCCAAGGAGTGTGGCTACAGCCGCAATCAGATTTCCTACCTGCTGAACCAAGTGTTGGGGCAAAGCTTCTATCGCTACGTCAACCAGGCAAGGCTTCAGCATTTACTGGCCGCGCTGGATCAGGCCATGCCGCCGATCAAAGTCGATGACCTGGCGTTTGCCGCCGGTTTCAATTCGTTGTCGGCGTTCTACAGCGCGTTCCGTCAGCATACGGGCCAGTCGCCCAAGGCCTACGTCAAACAAATTTCTGTGCGTGCACGCGCGCAAGACAGCCCATAA
- a CDS encoding NAD(P)/FAD-dependent oxidoreductase, giving the protein MPAWRNISLWMDQLDDPLQARPTLEHDLDVNVAIIGAGYTGLWTAYYLKRQAPELKIAIIEAQTAGFGASGRNGGWLMGNLLGEDRLLAGLNPEQRRASFDLLHAIPDEVAQVLAHEGIDCDYRKGGVLYCAARYPEQEGSLRRYLDKLYAQGLTEADYRWLGPQQLAEQIRIAKPYGGIYAPHVATINPAKLVRGLARVVESMGVTIYENSPVTHWQSGSLRTAKAGVRAAWVVPAVEGYATTLPPLGRYQLPVQSLIVATEPLPASTWDEIGLSQGQAFGESSRQVTYGQRSADNRLVFGARGGYQFAGKLRHNFDLTDSEVELRRYLFGELFPQLKNARITHSWGGNLGMSRNFRPHMLCDHKTGIALSGGYGGEGVGATNLGGRTLADLILGRDTLLTYQPWVIRERGLDALKPWEPEPCRWLGYNAIIRSFVHEDQVLANPNTAPWRRKLATGVAGFMEGFMH; this is encoded by the coding sequence ATGCCGGCATGGCGCAACATCAGTTTATGGATGGACCAGTTGGACGACCCGCTGCAAGCGCGGCCGACACTGGAGCATGACCTGGACGTCAACGTGGCCATTATCGGCGCCGGTTACACCGGGCTGTGGACCGCGTATTACCTGAAGCGCCAGGCTCCCGAGCTGAAAATCGCCATCATCGAAGCGCAAACGGCCGGTTTCGGCGCCTCTGGCCGTAATGGCGGCTGGCTGATGGGTAATCTGCTGGGTGAGGACCGCTTGCTCGCCGGCCTGAACCCCGAACAACGTCGCGCTTCGTTTGACCTTCTGCATGCCATCCCCGACGAAGTAGCCCAGGTGCTGGCACATGAAGGCATCGACTGCGACTACCGCAAGGGCGGTGTACTGTACTGCGCCGCCCGTTACCCGGAGCAGGAAGGCAGCCTGCGCCGCTATTTGGACAAGCTCTACGCCCAAGGCCTGACTGAAGCCGACTACCGCTGGCTCGGCCCGCAGCAACTGGCCGAACAAATCCGCATCGCCAAGCCCTATGGCGGTATTTATGCGCCCCATGTCGCGACCATCAACCCTGCCAAACTGGTGCGCGGCCTTGCGCGGGTGGTCGAGAGCATGGGCGTGACGATCTACGAAAACAGCCCGGTCACCCACTGGCAATCCGGCAGCCTGCGTACCGCAAAGGCCGGTGTACGGGCGGCCTGGGTGGTGCCGGCGGTGGAGGGCTATGCCACTACATTGCCGCCGCTGGGCCGTTATCAACTGCCGGTGCAAAGCCTGATCGTCGCCACCGAGCCGTTGCCCGCCAGCACCTGGGATGAAATCGGCCTGAGCCAAGGCCAGGCCTTTGGCGAAAGCAGTCGCCAGGTCACCTACGGTCAGCGTTCGGCGGATAACCGGCTGGTGTTCGGCGCGCGCGGCGGTTATCAATTCGCCGGGAAGCTACGCCACAACTTCGATTTGACCGACAGCGAAGTGGAGCTGCGTCGCTACCTGTTCGGCGAGCTGTTCCCACAGCTCAAGAACGCCAGGATTACCCATTCCTGGGGCGGCAACCTGGGCATGTCGCGCAATTTCCGTCCGCACATGCTCTGCGATCACAAGACCGGCATCGCGCTGTCCGGCGGTTACGGCGGGGAGGGTGTTGGCGCGACCAACCTGGGCGGCCGCACCCTGGCCGACCTGATCCTGGGCCGCGACACGTTGTTGACCTATCAGCCCTGGGTCATCCGCGAACGCGGCCTGGACGCGCTCAAACCCTGGGAACCCGAACCCTGCCGCTGGCTGGGCTACAACGCGATCATTCGCAGTTTCGTCCATGAAGACCAGGTACTGGCCAACCCCAACACCGCCCCTTGGCGCCGCAAGCTGGCGACCGGCGTGGCCGGGTTCATGGAAGGTTTCATGCACTAA